The Fulvivirga maritima genome segment CCAGAGATGAATTTACCGGCAATGGAGAAGTTTTTCTGGATGCCAACGAAAACCCTTTCGAAACTGAGGTAAACCGATATCCGGATCCTTACCAGAGAGCGATTAAAGAAAACCTGGCACCTATCAAGGCTGTTAGACCTGCTCAGATTTTCTTGGGCAATGGTAGCGATGAAGCCATTGATCTGATCATTAGAATTTTTTGTGAGCCGGGAAAAGAAAAAATTATCATTTCTGATCCCAGTTACGGAATGTATCAGGTATCGGCAGGTATTAATAACATAGAAGTGATAAAAGTGCCGCTTAGTGAAAACTTCGAATTCATAGCGGAGAATATGTTAAAAGAAGCCGATGAAAACACTAAAGTGGCCTTCTTATGCTCACCTAACAATCCTTCTGGCAACGCTTTAGACAGTGCTGAAGTAGAAAAATTCATCCAATCCTTCGAGGGAATAGTGGTAGTAGATGAGGCTTATATAGACTTCTCATCATCAAAAAGCTTCACAGAAAAGCTGGAGATCTACCCTAACCTGATTGTAATGCAGACTTTCTCCAAAGCCTGGGGAATGGCTGGCTTAAGATTAGGAATGGCTTTTGCCTCTGAGGAAATAATTGGTCTCATTAATAAGGTAAAACCGCCTTACAACATTAACATTTTAACTCAAAAAGCAGCCCTGGAAGCTCTGAGCAATGAAGATAAGGTAAAAGCAGAAATTGAGCTTATCCTTCAACAAAAGGATTGGCTACAAAAAGAGTTTACAGAACTGCCTGTTACAGAACATATTTTCCCTTCTGACAGTAATTTCTTATTAGTTAAATTTAAAGATGCCAAAGGCTTATTTGATTACCTAATAGCTAAAGAAATCATTGTAAGAGATAGAAGAAAAGTCCGCTTTGGAGATAACTGCCTAAGAATAACAGTAGGCACTCCCGAAGAAAACAAGAAACTAATCGCTGCTATAAAAAACTATCAACCATGAAATGAGTACTGATCTCATTTCTCACTAAAAGATAAACCATACAGATATGAAAAAAGCTTTGTTTATAGATAGAGACGGAACCTTAATTCTGGAACCTGAAGACGAACAGATCGACAGCCTTGAAAAACTGGATTACTACCCTGGCGTCTTCACCTGGCTGGGTAAAATATGCCGTGAGCTAGACTATGAGGTGGTTATGGTTACTAATCAGGATGGTCTGGGTACAGAAACCTTTCCTGAAGACACCTTTTGGCCTGCCCATAATCGTATGCTTGAGACATTAAAAAACGAAGGCATTATTTTTAAAGATATTATCATAGACCGAACCAGACCTGAGGACAACCAGCCCACACGAAAACCGGGCACTGCCCTTCTTGGCAAATACACTGGTGGCGGTTATGATTTAGAAAAGTCCTATACCATTGGCGATAGAATTACTGACGTAATATTAGCCAAAAACCTCGGTGCACAAGGCATTTTCATTAACGATGGCAGTTTAAAAGAGCAGGTAAAAACTAATGATGTTGAAGCCAGTTGCGCTCTGATTACTACTAGCTGGCAAGCGATATATGAACTACTTCAGGAGCAACCTCGCAAAGCCAGCATTACCAGAACCACAAAAGAAACAGATATTGCCATCACTGTGAATTTAGATGGCGGAGGAAGAAGCCAAATAAACACTGGCATTGACTTCTTTGACCATATGCTAGAGCAAATAGCCAAACACGGCCTGATAGACCTCGATATTAAAGTGAATGGGGACTTAAATGTAGACGAACACCATACTATTGAAGATACAGCCATTGCCCTGGGTGAAGCATTTCTTCAAGCACTTGGCAGCAAAAAAGGTATCGAAAGATATGGCTTCTGCCTACCTATGGATGACGTTCTAGCACAAGTAGCCATTGACTTTGGCGGACGAAATTGGATAGTTTGGGAAGCTGAATTCAACAGAGAAATGGTAGGAAAAATGCCTACTGAGATGTTTTACCATTTCTTCAAGTCCTTTTCTGATGCTGCCCGCTGCAACCTGAATGTGAAAGTGGAAGGAGATAATGAACATCATAAAATAGAAGGCATCTTTAAAGCTTTCGCGAAAGCGATAAAAATGGCTCTAAGAAAAGATAAAGATAATTTTCAACTCCCTAGCACCAAAGGTGTTTTGTAAAACCTATTGATCATGAAAACTGCCATAATAAAATATAATGCAGGCAATACCCAGTCAGTAATTTATGCTCTGGAGAGGCTGGGCATTACCCCTACCCTCACTAATGATTTTGATGAAATCAGGTCAGCAGACAAAGTGATATTCCCTGGCGTAGGAGAAGCAAGCTCCACCATGAAGCACCTGCAAGAAATGAAATTAGATCAGCTTATCCCATCTTTAACGCAACCTGTATTAGGTATTTGCCTGGGCATGCAGCTGATGTGCAAACACTCAGAAGAAGGAGATGTAAACTGCCTTAATATATTTGATTGTGAGGTGAAAAAATTTCCTGCTAATCCTTCTGAAAAAGTACCTCACATGGGGTGGAACACGCTGTATGACACTAACCAACCATGGATTAGCAATGACCTGGAAGACAAACATGTTTACTTTGTACATAGCTTCTACGTGCCGGTGGTAAAAGAAACAGTAGCCAAATGTGATTATATTTTACCATTTAGTGCCGCATTACAAAAAAATAACTTCTACGCTACTCAGTTTCACCCAGAAAAATCAGCTGCTCAGGGAGCCAAAATAATAGAAAACTTTATCAAACTATGAGAATAATACCTGCAATAGACATCATTGACGGCAAGTGCGTAAGATTAACACAGGGAGATTACGATCAAAAGAAAGTATATAATGAAGATCCTCTGGAAGTGGCTAAGTCATTTGAAGATGCCGGCCTTCAATACCTCCATTTAGTAGATTTAGATGGAGCCAAGGCAGGAAAGGTGATCAATACTGAGGTTCTTGCTAAAATCACCACTAATACCTCTTTAGTAGTAGATTTTGGTGGCGGCATAAAGACTGACGCGGACATAGAAAAGGTATTTGATAATGGTGCCTCTAAGGTTACTTGTGGCAGTATCGCCGTAAAAAATCCCACAAAAGTATCAGAATGGCTTGAAAAATACGGCGCATCCAAGCTCATACTGGGGGCTGATGTAAAAGACAAAATGATATCAGTAAGCGGATGGACAGAGCAAACCACCCTTTCAATAGAAGACCTGCTACACAAATATTTGGATGACGGTCTGGAAGAAGTAATTTGCACAGACATAGCCACTGACGGCATGCTTACCGGACCTAACTTGAGCCTTTATCAGGAATTGCTCAATATTTTCCCTAACATCAAACTCATAGCCAGTGGCGGTGTCAGCAACCTGGATGACCTCAAAGCCCTGAAGGCTGCCGGCCTGGAAGGTGCTATTTTAGGCAAAGCCATCTATGAAGGCAAAGTGACGCTTCAAGAATTAAACGAACTTCAAAATGCTTAAAAAAAGAATAATTCCCTGCCTCGATATAAAAAACGGACGCACCGTAAAAGGTGTTAACTTCGTAAACATAAGAGATGCTGGTGACCCTGTGGAGTTAGGAGCACTCTATGCTGAGCAAGGCGCTGACGAACTGGTATTTTTAGACATAACTGCCACTAATGAAGGTAGAAAAACGTTTAAAGAGCTGGTAAAAGACATTGCCAAACATTTGAACATTCCTTTTACCGTAGGTGGTGGTATTAGTCGTGTAGAGGATGTGTCTCCCCTACTCTATGCTGGTGCAGATAAGGTTTCTATCAACTCCAGTGCCGTAAAACGCCCTGAGTTGATTGATGAACTGGTAGCCGAATTTGGCAGTCAATGCATAGTAGCGGCCATTGATGCTCGTTTTGTAGATGGCGAATGGATTGTGCATACTCATGGTGGCTCTAAACCTACGGATAAAGAACTTTTTTCATGGGCTAAAGAAGTAGAGCAAAGAGGAGCTGGAGAAATATTGTTTACCAGCATGGATCATGACGGCACTAAGCAAGGCTTTGCTAATGAAGCCCTTAGCAAAATGGCTAGTAAGGTAAGCATTCCTATCATTGCCTCTGGCGGGGCTGGTACTATGCCTCATTTTAAGGATGTATTTGAGCAAGGTAAAGCAGATGCCGCCCTGGCTGCCAGTATTTTTCACTTTAAGGAAATAGGCATTCAGGAATTAAAAAACTATTTAAGAGATAATAATATAGCAGTAAGATAAATGGATAATTTACAACCTGATTTCGAAAAACTCAACGGCCTGGTTCCGGCAGTAATACAGGATCTTTATACTAAAAAGGTATTGATGGTGGGCTTCATGAACGATGAGGCCTTCAAAAAAACAAGTGAAGAAAAAAGAGTTACCTTTTATAGCAGAACCAAGGAAAGGCTTTGGACCAAAGGAGAAACCAGCGGTAATTTTCTGGAAGTAAAAAGTATGGCACTTGATTGTGATAATGATACACTACTCATCCAGGTGGTTCCGGTTGGCCCTGTTTGCCACACGGGCACTGACACTTGTTTTGGTGATGAATCTAACACTTCTACGGACTTAGGCTTTCTGGAAAAAACCATTCAAGAAAGAAAAACCAATCCTAAAGAAGGTTCTTATACCAACTTACTTTTTGACAAGGGCATCAACAAAGTAGCTCAGAAGGTAGGAGAAGAAGCCGTAGAATTAGTGATAGAAGCGAAAGATGATGACAAAAACCTCTTTCTCAATGAAGCTGCTGATCTAATGTACCACTATTTGGTACTATTAGCCGCTAAAGATTTTTCTCTGAATGATGTTATTGAAGTCTTAAAAGAAAGACACAGCTAAAGCAGAACTTCAGGATACTACCCGCCTTTTTTCTTTGTTTTATAAATTCATTGTTATTAATTGAATGAATAAATACATCATATGACAAAGAAAACCATCATAGGCGGGTATCCTTTTATTCCTTACCAAAAAGAAACCTATTCAGAAGCAGAGGTAATAAAAAGAAGCCAGGAATTCCACTCTTGGTTAGATCTTCGCAGGAGTGTCCGCGAGTTCTCCGATAAGCCCATTCCTAAAACGGTAATTGAAAACCTAATTCTTAGTGCCTCCACAGCGCCATCAGGGGCTCACAAGCAGCCATGGACTTTCTGTGCAGTAAGTAACAAAGATCTCAAACAGCAAATAAGAATAGCGGCAGAAAAAGAAGAAAAAGAAAGCTATGAAAGCCGCATGAGCAAAGAATGGCTCAATGACCTGAAGCCACTGCAAACCGACTGGCAAAAAGCATTTCTTGAAATAGCGCCATACCTTATAGTGGTATTTAAAAAGGCCTTTGAATTACAACCTGATGGATCAAAAAAGAATTATTATTATGTAAATGAATCAGTGGGTCTGGCTACAGGCCTTCTGCTAGCGGCGATTCATAATGCAGGCCTTGTGGCTTTAACTCACACCCCCAGCCCCATGAATTTCCTTACTGATTTACTAAAAAGACCAACCAATGAAAGGCCTTTTCTCCTCATACCTGTGGGCTACCCTAAAGAAGAAACCTTAGTACCGGATATAAAAAGAAAAAAACTGGAAGAGGTAAGTGTTTTTTATGAGTAATAGCTCCTCAAAAGATCATCAAAACGACAAATCATAAATATCCCAGCTCTTCAAATTCATTTCTGAAACACTAGCCTGAGGCTCGTTGCTCACCTCTCTATAATTTTCATCCAATTCATAACATCCTCCAAGCATAAAGAATATTAATATCATCGAATAGAAATA includes the following:
- the hisF gene encoding imidazole glycerol phosphate synthase subunit HisF; this encodes MLKKRIIPCLDIKNGRTVKGVNFVNIRDAGDPVELGALYAEQGADELVFLDITATNEGRKTFKELVKDIAKHLNIPFTVGGGISRVEDVSPLLYAGADKVSINSSAVKRPELIDELVAEFGSQCIVAAIDARFVDGEWIVHTHGGSKPTDKELFSWAKEVEQRGAGEILFTSMDHDGTKQGFANEALSKMASKVSIPIIASGGAGTMPHFKDVFEQGKADAALAASIFHFKEIGIQELKNYLRDNNIAVR
- the hisIE gene encoding bifunctional phosphoribosyl-AMP cyclohydrolase/phosphoribosyl-ATP diphosphatase HisIE, which codes for MDNLQPDFEKLNGLVPAVIQDLYTKKVLMVGFMNDEAFKKTSEEKRVTFYSRTKERLWTKGETSGNFLEVKSMALDCDNDTLLIQVVPVGPVCHTGTDTCFGDESNTSTDLGFLEKTIQERKTNPKEGSYTNLLFDKGINKVAQKVGEEAVELVIEAKDDDKNLFLNEAADLMYHYLVLLAAKDFSLNDVIEVLKERHS
- the hisB gene encoding bifunctional histidinol-phosphatase/imidazoleglycerol-phosphate dehydratase HisB encodes the protein MKKALFIDRDGTLILEPEDEQIDSLEKLDYYPGVFTWLGKICRELDYEVVMVTNQDGLGTETFPEDTFWPAHNRMLETLKNEGIIFKDIIIDRTRPEDNQPTRKPGTALLGKYTGGGYDLEKSYTIGDRITDVILAKNLGAQGIFINDGSLKEQVKTNDVEASCALITTSWQAIYELLQEQPRKASITRTTKETDIAITVNLDGGGRSQINTGIDFFDHMLEQIAKHGLIDLDIKVNGDLNVDEHHTIEDTAIALGEAFLQALGSKKGIERYGFCLPMDDVLAQVAIDFGGRNWIVWEAEFNREMVGKMPTEMFYHFFKSFSDAARCNLNVKVEGDNEHHKIEGIFKAFAKAIKMALRKDKDNFQLPSTKGVL
- the hisH gene encoding imidazole glycerol phosphate synthase subunit HisH, with amino-acid sequence MKTAIIKYNAGNTQSVIYALERLGITPTLTNDFDEIRSADKVIFPGVGEASSTMKHLQEMKLDQLIPSLTQPVLGICLGMQLMCKHSEEGDVNCLNIFDCEVKKFPANPSEKVPHMGWNTLYDTNQPWISNDLEDKHVYFVHSFYVPVVKETVAKCDYILPFSAALQKNNFYATQFHPEKSAAQGAKIIENFIKL
- the hisC gene encoding histidinol-phosphate transaminase, translated to MNIQNLVRANIRALQPYSSARDEFTGNGEVFLDANENPFETEVNRYPDPYQRAIKENLAPIKAVRPAQIFLGNGSDEAIDLIIRIFCEPGKEKIIISDPSYGMYQVSAGINNIEVIKVPLSENFEFIAENMLKEADENTKVAFLCSPNNPSGNALDSAEVEKFIQSFEGIVVVDEAYIDFSSSKSFTEKLEIYPNLIVMQTFSKAWGMAGLRLGMAFASEEIIGLINKVKPPYNINILTQKAALEALSNEDKVKAEIELILQQKDWLQKEFTELPVTEHIFPSDSNFLLVKFKDAKGLFDYLIAKEIIVRDRRKVRFGDNCLRITVGTPEENKKLIAAIKNYQP
- a CDS encoding nitroreductase family protein; protein product: MTKKTIIGGYPFIPYQKETYSEAEVIKRSQEFHSWLDLRRSVREFSDKPIPKTVIENLILSASTAPSGAHKQPWTFCAVSNKDLKQQIRIAAEKEEKESYESRMSKEWLNDLKPLQTDWQKAFLEIAPYLIVVFKKAFELQPDGSKKNYYYVNESVGLATGLLLAAIHNAGLVALTHTPSPMNFLTDLLKRPTNERPFLLIPVGYPKEETLVPDIKRKKLEEVSVFYE
- the hisA gene encoding 1-(5-phosphoribosyl)-5-[(5-phosphoribosylamino)methylideneamino]imidazole-4-carboxamide isomerase produces the protein MRIIPAIDIIDGKCVRLTQGDYDQKKVYNEDPLEVAKSFEDAGLQYLHLVDLDGAKAGKVINTEVLAKITTNTSLVVDFGGGIKTDADIEKVFDNGASKVTCGSIAVKNPTKVSEWLEKYGASKLILGADVKDKMISVSGWTEQTTLSIEDLLHKYLDDGLEEVICTDIATDGMLTGPNLSLYQELLNIFPNIKLIASGGVSNLDDLKALKAAGLEGAILGKAIYEGKVTLQELNELQNA